One window of Nocardia sp. NBC_00508 genomic DNA carries:
- a CDS encoding type II toxin-antitoxin system VapB family antitoxin, which yields MAWTAIDLDDELVFEVAKVLGTGTTTDTVNTALREVLGTHRRALALTRLQDAVIEGAFSLEILEDKRNRRR from the coding sequence ATGGCGTGGACCGCGATCGACTTGGATGACGAACTCGTCTTCGAGGTGGCCAAGGTGCTGGGCACTGGTACTACCACGGATACGGTCAACACAGCACTTCGTGAAGTTCTCGGCACGCATCGCCGCGCGCTCGCACTGACCCGTCTACAGGACGCGGTCATCGAGGGCGCATTCAGCCTGGAGATCTTGGAAGACAAGCGGAATCGCCGACGATAA
- a CDS encoding type II toxin-antitoxin system VapC family toxin, whose product MTKRHPSGVLDTCTYIDLPLLPPESLPAAPEITAITLAELNQGVAMAKSAAIRASRTEQLGAAIVEFDPLPFDGDAATRYGSLVALTIAAKRDPRPRRMDLLIAAIASARGLPLFTRNGEDFRGLESMLDIVVL is encoded by the coding sequence ATGACGAAGCGTCATCCGTCCGGCGTGCTCGACACGTGCACCTACATCGACCTTCCTCTGCTGCCCCCGGAGTCGCTACCTGCGGCACCGGAGATCACCGCTATCACACTGGCCGAGCTGAATCAGGGCGTAGCCATGGCCAAGAGCGCCGCCATCCGAGCGTCGCGGACCGAACAACTGGGCGCCGCCATAGTTGAGTTCGATCCGCTACCGTTCGATGGGGATGCCGCGACAAGGTATGGCTCGCTGGTGGCGCTGACGATAGCCGCCAAGCGCGACCCACGCCCCCGCCGGATGGACCTCCTCATCGCGGCAATAGCTTCCGCCCGCGGGCTACCGCTGTTTACCCGCAACGGTGAGGACTTCCGCGGCCTCGAAAGCATGCTCGACATCGTCGTGCTGTGA
- a CDS encoding type II toxin-antitoxin system Phd/YefM family antitoxin has protein sequence MKVITQREFRNNSAAVMDEVESGETFRVTRNGVEVAELRPVSRRRRLTAEELVERHRKLPRVDYALMRQEADEFFGTEDRVGDDDAWASRR, from the coding sequence TTCCGGAACAACTCTGCCGCCGTCATGGACGAGGTGGAATCCGGCGAGACGTTTCGGGTGACGCGGAACGGCGTCGAGGTCGCCGAATTGCGACCGGTGTCGCGACGGCGGCGGCTGACCGCTGAAGAACTCGTAGAGCGGCATCGCAAGCTACCTCGGGTCGACTACGCGCTGATGCGTCAGGAGGCCGATGAATTCTTCGGTACCGAGGATCGCGTCGGTGACGATGACGCCTGGGCGTCACGCCGATGA